Within the Glycine max cultivar Williams 82 chromosome 12, Glycine_max_v4.0, whole genome shotgun sequence genome, the region CAATATcattacaaatatattaaaaaaaaaatacttcaaattcAATTCGAATCATATCACAAATAACAATACGCACAACCTACGTGTTCTCTACGTCATGTTCTTGAATGTACAAATCGAAAAGTGTAATCAGACAAATGAGCAGTTCAACATATCCAAATATTCCTGATAATAAATTTGAGATATCTAAACGCAAGGGAAACCCGCCATTTGTTGACTGCGAACCACCACACGTTTTCTTATTGAGCCTCCACATGCGAAAACTAcaatttaattcttttgaagtgccgaaaatattttgaaaaataaaatataaactataataatTAGTTTGGAATTTAGTTAAAGATCTAATAGAATTGtaattgttatataattttaattttaattttaacctttatttttttagaaactaatcattaatcttttaattgatgATTATGCGTCAAATCTATGATGTCACTATTACATAgcaaaattatattcttttttggtATCACCAGCGTAATACAGCTGCCACCAAAACGGGAAAAATGATGAAGTCACATCTTCATGGTTTGATATTTATTGACCGTGGATGAGTcggcttaaaaaataaaataaaaaattgatgaagtattttttttatcctttaaatttatgtaattattttttaatcctttgaaaacaatttagaatttatttttattagtatctaaaattttaaaaaattaattttatttccttttattttttgtattaatgaTGTCATAATATATGACAATATATCTccatcaaaaatattttttaatttaatttctttaaaaaagattttttacaatttaaaatatccataatatataaaaaatatgataatttctTCTTTAAAGCCAACAAAATATGTAGAAAGTTATCACTGTATCTTATAAGTCAAATATTTCGATGGTTTAAAATTGCCAtaagtcattttaaaaaaaattaaaaaaaatattttttttggattaaaaatcattacaaattataaaacaatCAACTCATCGAACAAAGAGAGACTAAGATAACTTTTCAAAGATTGAAaagactaataaaaataaattattttttaagaattaaaaaacataattattcaaatttaaaggactaaaaatatatttaaaccaaatGAAAACCACAAAATTATACCTATGAAATCAACAAGTGATTCtgaattttatcctcttaaagatACTCCACACCAATATTATGGTatccaaaaaaattcaaaaatctaAGATATTCACTTCTCTTTGGTATAACACTTCATATGTGATTATCGttaatccaaaaaaaacttacaaaaaaaaaactaaatacagATTTTcatactaattatattttttttttcacatatgaACATAATAAAACCTTACAATATTTCACCaagatttttatttacttaatgtTTAGATATATTATAAGGTgaagtaattattaatttaaaagagtGATAGACTGATAGCATTTTCGGTCAAGAAATTAGGAAGGAGAATCTCCTTATTTTCATATGCTCCATTAATCTAATAAAGTAACAATCAActacaaatttataatattaaagacttggtttaattattaattttgtccctaaatttttaaaatattcagtttaattttcaagttttttaaaaaagaatgaatttgattctcaaattatttttatttgttgaatttgattcttcaagttttttaaaaaagaatgaatttgattctcaaattatttttatttgttgaatttgattctcaaattatttttacttgttgaatttgattctcaatttctaaaaaattgtgaatcaaattattttattttttaagaatttaatgatcaaaataatttatttttaagaatttgaggatcaaataaaatattttaaaaatttagtgaccaaattgattcattttaagagcttaaaaattaaatttaacatttcaaaatttaaaaattaaattaaatcatttaaaataatttaagtaacaaattcataattaatcataaaatctTGTAAATTTGGCCGCTTCTAAGCATTGAATATTTGAATCAATTCCATTTCATGGTGAGCCAGCATGACGCCAccccatcatcatcatcgaCCATGTTCGTAGCAACGTCGTCGTTCTAtccgaaagaaaacaaaatcgaaataaaaaaaaaaatattaaaataacagaCTAATTTAAATAGTCAAGCCACCTTGGTCAAAATCAAATCTTATGTTCAACTATAAAAATAGCTGGCGCTTCCCGCTAGTATGCTCATTCCTCGACTTAGGCGTTCATTGTTAAGCCCATAACGAAATAAACACAAAGAGAAGTAGCACATCCAAGACCAAAGATCATCAATTTCATCATCCTCATCAATGGCTGTCCAAGTTTATATTGTGTAtgaatttttctatatttttcacattaaaggaattttgttaattaatcattattccaaatgaaaattttcaaatattttttacaggTATTACTCAATGTACAGGCATGTGGATAGACTAGCGgaagaaataaagaaaggaGTTGATTCTGTAGAAGGTGTTGAGGCCAAACTATGGCAGGCACGTTTATTATTTAACTGTAAATCTTTTTACACTGTTATAAATAATGgtctaatttaaaattgttgaaattgctaataattattttaaaattcatgtttAGGATATTTTTAATAGGTTGATCAATATGACAGGGTATACCACAGTTAAACTCTCTACTCTTGTTTATGTATGGTACTAACCCTAAGTATTCAATTTTATCAATGCTTAAAGTTGCAAACACCGAGCAAAGTTCACTCCAAAGCCCACGTTCAAATTTCCTTTTgacagataaaaaaatgttagttattGTATTACCCCTGTTGCATTGTTAGTTATGGTTATTGCTTTCATTGTCATTGTTCCAACTAGGTTGAGTTCAATTTTGTCTTCACTATGATCATATTTTCCTTTGGTTCATGACCTCTTAGGACCTCAACCTCTGCTCTTCCAATGAAACCATGCAACAAGTTTTCCTATATTCTGTTGTCTTGCGCAATTAAGACAATACTTCCcatagattttaaaatttgctCAGTTAAGTTAATCAAAAGAACATGAATGTACATGAGCAGGTACCAGAGACATTGCCAGAAGAGGTGCTTGGCAAAATGAGAGCACCACCCAAGAGTGATGTGCCAATTATTACCCCCAATGAACTCTCTGAGGCTGATGGCTTTGTCTTTGGCTTCCCCACAAGATTTGGAATGATGGCAGCGCAGTTCAAAGCATTTCTGGATGCAACTGGAGGCTTATGGAAAACACAACAGCTTGCAGGCAAGCCTGCTGGAATCTTCTACAGCACTAGTTCCCAAGGTGGTGGACAAGAAACAACAGCGTAAGAccctctatctttttttttcttttttaattagtaagaaTCAAACTCGGATACCaggaaatttacaataatttacaCATACAGTTTGATCAATTGAACTAAACCCTCTTTCTAAACACCTAGTTTCTTGAATAATTTCAAAGAGTAGTGGTTTAGGAAATTGCTAACAAGTCACTTAGCATATGTgaagaaaacaacaattttcttattgaaaaatataggtTTTATTAATGAGTATCCTAGGACGCTTTATTTggatcaacaaataaaatgtttttattagaaatcacgGTAGGATGTATCAGtaacatttttctataaaaaaaattcactttagATTGTTTAATATAAGAGCCCTTGTTAATTTTcgggaaaaaaaaatgtcaactcCTTTAATTGACTATAGAAGGTGAAGTATTTGTAGTTTTAGCcatgaaaacacaaaaatctttatatttaaGTCATGCTGTAACTAATTAATATAATGTATTTAAAGTCACTCACTATTGTCTTTAAGGCCATGGTAAgcaatattttatgaaataatagtATTAATGATGAGAAATTGTGGAATCCAATGTCAGGCTTACTGCTATAACTCAGCTGGTTCATCATGGAATGCTATTTGTTCCGATTGGATACACATTTGGTGCTGGAATGTTCGATATGGAGGAACTCAAAGGTGGAAGTCCATATGGTTCAGGAACTTATGCAGGTGATGGTTCAAGACAACCAACTAAGCTTGAGTTGGAGCAAGCATTCCACCAAGGCAAGTATATCGCCAGCATCACAAAGAAGCTCAAGGAAGCTGCATAATGTTGTTGAGTCAATTAAGATTTACAATTAAAGGATGAATgagaatgattattttttagtccTAGAATGTGTTGAGTTCTGTTTTTTAGGTGGTTGCATGATgttatagttttttatatttaaaaaacaaaatactttgTATTGAGTTCTATCCTTATGTTACGCGGTGAAGTGTggttattgaaatttattaaataaaggaagtttgttttgtctttgtccttttacttttaaaaaatgcttgttaaatttgttagacaagtgacctcaataacttaagagaggggggtgaattaagtttaaaaatttctcctaacaaattttaattctctctttaaaaaaaatatgcagacttaatatgcagaaaaaaaaagtaataaacaaTTTACTTAATGCTTCTTTAAATATgtaaagtaaaattaaactgcaataaagtaaaagagtttaaagaagagagaattgcaaactcagttttatactggttcggccacgccCTGtgcttttgtccagtcttcaaGTAATCCACTTGAAATTTTCACTAatttgtaaattcctttacaattTTTGAACCACCCAAGGATACTCTTCCCTTGTGTTAAAAAAACTTTACAAATCAAGAGACTTACTGTCTCTTGATTAACAATAGATTGTTTTGAAGTACAGAagattgtttttctctcttttagagaagaatGATACAACTTGAAGAACTTATAAGAATTCTTAATGATTttacaagtgtttggccaaaggTTTTCTTGTGAGAGGATAGGACAATAAATGTGAAGAATTTCGAGTACAAGTTACATATTTATAGACCTTTGCTGACATTTCAAAAAACttgtgaagagttgtgacttttcagagttattttcaaaatttcctcactagtaatcgattatagatctttgataattgattacacagttaatTTTGAGGAGTCATGACTCTtcagtttgaatttcaaaacttttcgtgactagtaatcgattacacaatagtggtaatcgattacagcttttaaattttaaattcaaacttttttGAAAGCTGTTAAAACCATTTTTgctcctggtaatcgattacagcctctggtaatcgattactagagagaaaaacttatttttcaaaatgaaatatttacttaaaaactTTATAAGATATTTGAAAGCTTAACTTTTAAGGCCAAACCTTTGGAACCTCTTTAAGATattcttttaacatataaagGACTATTTGTAATTTGTTTCTCTTGATTTCTTCATCTTGACTTGAATCAACGTTGAATAGCGTTAATCTTTTGCCATCATCCAAATTGTCATACAGCATATGCACTTACAGAATTCCCTTCTTTTGTATTACAATGTAAAAGTTAAATGTAATTTGTTTCTGTCACAAATGGACCGAATACCTACAACACTCAAGTGAGGGTTCGACTCAGAGCTGATAATGATATATAGTGAATATTTGAGAGTGAAACAATCCTCTTACCTTGGGGGGCGGGGTCATCCCTTTTTATACTAACCTTGTTGGGCCTAGGGTCTAGGGGCCTGTCACATCCTGATTATCAATTCCTCTTAATCATGCTTAGGCACCTCTAGTTGAGTGATTAGTCTTAAGTAGGTTTATTAGTGATAATCACGACAGAATGGTGTTTGTAGCTTGCAAATGTTAAAGGTCCAAATGTGGGCGAAGGGTGTTTGTTGCTTGCACATGTTAAAGGTCAAGATGTTGGCATATGTGGATATGTGAGCGAAGGGTGTGTTCGATTTGAGTGTGTTAGGTGTCCATTCGGGCTAACCAGATACTTTGtctgatataaaattatttagttgttttttatattgttcTTTAGAATTGAAATATTACCTCAATAATTCACATaacaaaaatttacattaaaaacagatataaaatatcaaaataaaactttaattctaattaaaagaTAACCCAAAAGAAACTATGAAATTACATTGAAGTTTTATCTGATAGAATTATGTCAAATGCCAATAACCAAGCATAAATGCATTGCAGACATGTTTGAAAGAGCATCTACAAAAAGGAGCTGCCAAATTAATCTTTCTTGCAATAACTAATTGCTCTATatttttctggaaaaaaaacCGTTGAGAAGATTTGAGAAATTCTATTTAGATTGAAATATATAACCTATGTTAATGAACCACCAGACTAGATGCTCCCTTCTATGTGATTGGATGCTTTACCAGATTGGtgaagattgtatgaccaatttaaaagaaaagagtaCTGGACTAGGTGACTACTTTCGTCCACCCTATCTCTATCTTTCATCATCCAAAAATCAACAATCTCTACCTTGGTTCAATAACATTTTTGAATTACAAGTAACTTAATTCATTTCTAGCAATCTATGTTAAGTATATCCAAATAGTTCATGAACATGATTCTTGGAACTGTAACACCTTGAAATATTTATAgttataaattgatgtttaattgtattcatcttgttatttgactatatggttgatTTGAATGATTTGAGATATGacttgtgtcataccctaatttcatctggggaccATTATTTGTCGGCATGCGAgcttcgtttgaccacttcaaaatgtCTAATACC harbors:
- the LOC100783867 gene encoding NAD(P)H dehydrogenase (quinone) FQR1; this encodes MAVQVYIVYYSMYRHVDRLAEEIKKGVDSVEGVEAKLWQVPETLPEEVLGKMRAPPKSDVPIITPNELSEADGFVFGFPTRFGMMAAQFKAFLDATGGLWKTQQLAGKPAGIFYSTSSQGGGQETTALTAITQLVHHGMLFVPIGYTFGAGMFDMEELKGGSPYGSGTYAGDGSRQPTKLELEQAFHQGKYIASITKKLKEAA